A part of Lacinutrix sp. 5H-3-7-4 genomic DNA contains:
- the udk gene encoding uridine kinase: MLIIGIAGGTGCGKTTVVEQIMNELPDGEVGIISQDSYYKDTTGLTYEERVNINFDHPKSIDFKLLRQHLTTLKAGNSIEQPVYSFVDHNRTKETITTLPKRVMIVEGILILSKPKIRNMFDIKIFVHADSDERLIRRLKRDIAERGRDIDEVLTRYQTTLKPMHQQFIEPMKEYADLIIPNNKYNTVAVDIVRTIINDKLD, from the coding sequence ATGTTAATAATAGGAATTGCTGGCGGTACTGGTTGCGGAAAAACTACAGTAGTAGAGCAAATAATGAATGAATTGCCAGACGGTGAAGTTGGTATAATATCTCAAGACTCTTACTATAAAGATACAACTGGATTAACCTACGAAGAGCGTGTAAATATTAATTTTGACCACCCTAAGTCAATAGATTTCAAACTTTTAAGACAACATTTAACAACCTTAAAAGCCGGAAATAGTATAGAACAACCTGTATATTCTTTTGTAGACCATAACAGAACAAAAGAAACAATTACTACATTACCAAAACGCGTAATGATTGTAGAAGGTATTTTAATACTTAGTAAACCAAAAATTCGTAATATGTTTGATATTAAAATTTTTGTGCATGCAGATAGTGACGAGCGTTTAATTAGACGCTTAAAAAGAGATATAGCTGAACGCGGAAGAGATATAGACGAGGTTTTAACACGTTACCAAACCACTTTAAAACCAATGCATCAACAATTTATAGAACCTATGAAAGAGTATGCAGATTTAATAATACCAAACAACAAATACAATACAGTTGCAGTAGATATAGTTAGAACTATTATTAACGATAAATTAGATTAG
- a CDS encoding cytochrome c has translation MKLLSFGFCMLFLLSSCNSSNKKLVQKSEFEKQDFSEGKQVYEDFCMQCHMANGKGVPRAFPPLAKSDYLKNKREASIKAIKYGLSGSITVNGKVYNSNMAPQGLSNKEIADVMNYITNSWGNKNTSLITEEEVSKIQR, from the coding sequence ATGAAATTATTAAGCTTCGGTTTTTGCATGCTATTTTTATTAAGTAGTTGTAATTCATCTAATAAAAAATTGGTTCAAAAAAGTGAATTTGAAAAACAGGATTTTTCTGAAGGCAAACAAGTTTATGAAGATTTTTGCATGCAATGTCACATGGCTAACGGTAAAGGTGTACCAAGAGCATTTCCGCCTTTGGCAAAATCAGATTATCTTAAAAATAAAAGAGAAGCAAGCATTAAAGCTATAAAATATGGGTTATCTGGAAGCATTACTGTAAATGGTAAAGTATATAATAGTAATATGGCACCGCAAGGTTTAAGCAACAAAGAAATTGCCGATGTAATGAACTACATTACAAATAGTTGGGGTAACAAAAACACATCGTTAATAACTGAAGAAGAAGTTTCAAAGATTCAACGCTAA
- a CDS encoding PQQ-dependent sugar dehydrogenase: MKIKTLSLYLFVLISTLSCAQDKNPINTKNTHQIIVPELNNPWGFVFLPDGSILINEKEGKIIHYTNNKKIEITGLPEIYVRGQGGLLDIALHPDFKNNGWIYFSYASPKGENNGGNTAIMRAKIKNNTLINKQLLYKAEPNTTKGQHFGSRIVFDKNGYLFFTIGERGARDVNPQDLSRDGGKVYRLNDDGSVPKDNPFINTKGAKKAIWSYGHRNPQGMELNPDTKEIWTHEHGPKGGDEINIIQKGKNYGWPVITYGKNYSGTSITDKTKQKGMEQPLHYWTPSIAPSGMAFINSKKYGDWNGSLLVGSLKFTYLDRCEIKNGKVVKEERLLDGIGRVRSIEQGPDGFIYVGVENLGIVKLIRE, encoded by the coding sequence ATGAAAATAAAAACACTATCGCTATACCTTTTTGTATTAATTTCAACCTTGAGTTGCGCCCAAGATAAAAACCCTATAAACACAAAAAACACCCACCAAATCATTGTACCAGAGCTAAATAATCCTTGGGGATTTGTTTTTCTTCCAGATGGCTCTATATTAATAAATGAAAAAGAAGGAAAAATAATACACTATACAAATAATAAAAAAATTGAAATAACTGGCTTACCAGAAATTTATGTTCGCGGTCAAGGAGGTTTATTAGATATTGCTTTACATCCAGATTTTAAGAATAATGGTTGGATATATTTCTCTTATGCTTCGCCAAAAGGAGAAAATAATGGTGGAAATACAGCAATTATGAGAGCAAAAATAAAAAACAACACATTAATTAATAAACAATTATTATATAAAGCAGAGCCCAACACTACAAAAGGGCAACATTTTGGATCTAGAATTGTTTTTGATAAAAACGGATATTTATTTTTTACCATTGGAGAACGTGGCGCACGCGATGTTAACCCACAAGACTTATCTAGAGATGGTGGTAAAGTATATAGGTTAAATGATGATGGCAGTGTGCCAAAAGACAACCCGTTTATTAATACCAAAGGCGCAAAAAAAGCAATATGGTCTTACGGGCATCGCAATCCGCAAGGCATGGAACTAAATCCAGATACAAAAGAAATCTGGACACATGAACATGGACCAAAAGGTGGTGATGAAATAAATATTATACAAAAAGGTAAAAATTATGGTTGGCCTGTAATTACTTACGGCAAAAACTATTCTGGAACTAGTATTACAGATAAAACAAAGCAAAAAGGCATGGAGCAACCATTGCATTATTGGACGCCATCTATAGCTCCAAGCGGTATGGCTTTTATAAACTCAAAAAAATACGGTGATTGGAATGGTAGCTTACTAGTTGGCTCTTTAAAATTCACTTACCTAGATCGCTGTGAAATTAAAAACGGAAAAGTAGTTAAAGAAGAAAGACTTTTAGATGGTATTGGAAGAGTAAGATCTATTGAGCAAGGCCCAGATGGTTTTATTTATGTTGGTGTAGAAAATTTAGGAATTGTAAAATTAATTAGAGAATAA
- a CDS encoding NAD-dependent succinate-semialdehyde dehydrogenase: MKNTLTTYNPYNGEKLDDYELFSKQKTQSVLNASHSTFLDWKLTSIKKRTNLLIKLGDVLNENIEKYSKLITLEMGKPISQSRAEIEKCILLCDFYEKNADRFLSDQIIETEAHESFVSYDPLGVILAVMPWNYPFWQVFRFAVPTLTAGNTGLLKHASNVTGCALAIQEIFEQAGYPIGCFQTLVTDHDTIENLIQDSKIKAVSLTGSEKAGVSIASTASKVLKKSVLELGGNNACIVLDDADLDKYLDTMVNARFQNSGQSCIAAKRFIVTEGIYDEFLEKFKSKVESYTFDDPLKESTKIGTQAREDLAEDLKQQIEASIKKGAKVILGNKKEKAYFSPTILTDITEDMEVFKEETFGPVAPIIKAKDLDDAIEKASNSKFGLGTMLFTKDIETARKKIIHIEDGAFFINELVKSDPRLPFGGTKASGYGRELSNEGIHEFVNIKTVYINK, encoded by the coding sequence ATGAAGAATACACTAACAACATACAATCCTTATAATGGTGAGAAACTTGATGATTACGAGCTGTTTTCTAAACAAAAAACACAATCTGTACTCAACGCATCGCATAGCACTTTTCTAGACTGGAAATTAACTAGTATAAAAAAGCGAACCAATTTACTTATTAAACTTGGAGATGTTTTAAATGAAAACATTGAAAAATATAGTAAACTCATCACCTTAGAAATGGGTAAACCTATTTCTCAAAGTCGAGCAGAAATTGAAAAATGTATATTGCTTTGTGACTTTTATGAAAAAAATGCCGATAGATTTCTATCCGATCAAATAATTGAAACCGAAGCACACGAGAGTTTTGTAAGCTACGATCCCTTAGGTGTAATTCTAGCAGTAATGCCATGGAATTATCCTTTTTGGCAAGTATTTAGATTTGCCGTACCAACACTAACTGCAGGAAATACTGGCTTATTAAAACACGCATCAAATGTTACAGGTTGCGCTTTAGCAATACAAGAAATTTTTGAGCAAGCAGGCTATCCTATAGGATGTTTTCAAACCTTAGTAACAGATCATGACACTATAGAAAACTTAATTCAAGATAGCAAAATTAAAGCTGTATCCTTAACAGGTAGCGAAAAAGCAGGAGTTAGCATTGCAAGTACAGCAAGCAAAGTGCTTAAAAAATCTGTTTTAGAGCTAGGCGGAAATAACGCTTGTATAGTTTTAGATGATGCAGATTTAGATAAATATCTAGATACAATGGTTAATGCAAGATTTCAAAACTCTGGTCAAAGCTGTATAGCAGCAAAAAGATTTATTGTTACAGAAGGCATTTATGATGAATTTTTAGAGAAATTTAAATCTAAAGTTGAAAGTTATACGTTTGACGATCCTTTAAAAGAAAGCACAAAAATAGGAACTCAAGCAAGAGAAGATTTAGCCGAAGATTTAAAACAACAAATTGAAGCCTCTATAAAAAAAGGAGCTAAAGTAATATTAGGTAACAAAAAAGAAAAAGCCTATTTCTCGCCAACAATACTAACAGATATTACAGAAGATATGGAAGTATTTAAAGAGGAAACATTTGGGCCAGTAGCTCCAATTATTAAAGCTAAAGATTTAGATGATGCTATAGAAAAAGCATCAAACAGTAAATTTGGACTTGGTACTATGCTCTTTACAAAAGACATTGAAACCGCAAGAAAAAAAATTATACATATTGAAGATGGCGCTTTTTTTATAAACGAATTAGTAAAATCTGATCCAAGACTGCCGTTTGGAGGCACAAAAGCCTCTGGTTATGGTAGAGAATTATCAAACGAAGGTATACATGAGTTTGTAAACATAAAAACTGTATACATAAATAAGTAA
- a CDS encoding YtxH domain-containing protein, which produces MSNSSNTALGLLLGSAIGATLGILFAPDKGVNTRRKLTDEAILAKDKVAAGAVDLKDQIQSTVSSGKATLETQLESVVSNASYKADDIINTLEKKLEALKEKNKQLQKDTDLKKTV; this is translated from the coding sequence ATGAGTAATAGTAGTAATACAGCATTAGGTCTTTTATTAGGGTCTGCAATAGGAGCAACTTTAGGAATTTTATTTGCACCAGATAAAGGTGTTAATACCCGCAGAAAATTAACAGATGAAGCTATTTTGGCTAAAGATAAAGTTGCAGCTGGAGCTGTAGATTTAAAAGATCAAATACAGAGTACTGTTAGTTCTGGTAAAGCAACTTTAGAAACTCAATTAGAAAGTGTAGTATCTAACGCAAGTTATAAAGCAGATGATATTATAAACACTTTAGAGAAGAAACTAGAAGCTTTAAAAGAAAAAAATAAGCAGTTGCAAAAGGATACAGATTTAAAGAAAACAGTATAA